From the genome of Ignavibacteria bacterium:
ACATCTCTCGGGTTGATTCATGAAGGAAGGATTGTCGCACAAGGTTCACCCCATGCATTAAAAAATCAGTTTCAAACGGAGCTTTATCGAATCGATACAGATAAGCCAATTGAACTAATGGAATCACTTCAAAAAGAAGATTCGGTTTATGACGTTACTTTATTTGGCAGCAGCATACACGCAAGTTTTCGATTTGGAATCGAACCAAAAATTATTATTAACAAATACGCAAGCAATATTAAATCCGAAATTAAAAGTGTTGAAAAAATTACTCCCTCACTCGAGGATGTATTTATCAGCATTATTGAAGACAAAAGCGCATCAAGAATTTAATGCAATTATTTAACTCGAAATTATTTCAAAAAATTGCAGCAAGCTTTGGAAGAATTGCTCCAATTGCAAAAAAAGAATTCATACAGTTCATTAGGGATAGACGCAGTCTTCTTGTATTTACATTTGTGCCTATGTTCATGCTGCTTTTATTCGGCTATGCACTTAATCTCGATGTTAAACATGTTCCAACAATTATTTGGGATCAAGCGAAATCAAGCTTGAGCCGTGATTTCATTCAATCGGTTACTAACAACGAGTACTTTGATATCATTAAGAATGTGAGCAGCTATGAAGAGGTCGAACATCTCATAAACAACGGAAATGCGAAAGTTGCTTTTATATTGCCGATTGATTTCGACAAGAAGATTCTTAAGAATGAAAATGTTCAATGCCAAGTTATTATCGATGGGAGCGAATCGAACACAGCATCAAGCATCATTGGATATATTAATTATTATTCGAATACCTTCAATCTAAAAAAAGTAAAAGAAAAAAATTCCGGTGAATTGCCATTTGCAAACATTGAGCTTGTACCAAGAGTCTGGTATAATCCCGAATTGAAAACAGCCAACTTCTTTGTACCAGGATTGATAGCTTTCATTCTAATGATAATGGCGGTTATTGCTACAGCACTCTCAATGGTCAGAGAAAAAGAAAGGAATACGGTTGAACAAATCATTGTCTCGCCAATAAGGATGTATGAACTCGTTATTGGTAAACTTTCAGCGCCGGGTGTGATTGCGTTGTTCGCAGCGATATTAGTTTTAATTACAGGCTGGATTTTTTTCGGTGTCAATGTTAAAGGAAGTCTTGTTCTCCTTTTGATTTATACAATTGTTTTTCTTTTTACTGCACTAGGTGTTGGTATTTTAGTTTCGGTAGTTTCTTCCAGCCAGCAGGTTGCATTTTTTATTTCAGTGATTATTACACTTCTTCCAACACTTGTTTTTTCAGGTTTTATTTTTCCATTAAAGAGTATGCCGGTGATTCTCCAATACATCAGTTATATCATTCCAGCAAAATATTATTTAACTGCGCTGCGCGGAATTATTTTAAAGGGAGTTGGATTCTCCTACCTTTGGGAGCAAATGGTATATATGCTCATTTTTCTTTTTATGATATTTTTAGCTTCCGTAATCATACTTAAGAAAAAAGGGTTGGAATGAGAACGATAATTGATTTTTTGAAGAAAGAATTTCTTCAGTTAAAACGCGATCCTCGAATGCTGCCGATAATTTTTGTTGCGCCCATACTTCAGCTTATCATAATTGGCTATGCAGTAACTTTCGATGTGAAAAATATTTCACTTGTGATTTGCGATCTTGACAGCTCACAAATGAGCAGAGAATTTTATCAATCATTTGAATCAAGCGGCTATTTTAATATAGAGTACTTTATAGAGAATATTGAAGAAGTTGATTATTACCTCGATAAATCGCTTGCAAATATTGTAATCGTAATTCCAAAGAATTTTTCGCACAACATTTCAAGAGGAGCGTTGACAAAAATTCAAGTATTACTCGACGGAGCCGATGCGAACTCTGCTAATATCAGCATGAGCTATACGTCGAGCATTGTAGTCAATTACAATCAAAAAATACTCATTGAGTTTAAAGATAAATCTGGCTATGAATTGAATTTTGCAAGAGTTATACCTGAAACAAGAGTCTGGTTCAATCCCGAGCTGATAAGTGCGAAATATTTTGTCCCAGGAGTAATTGGACTTCTGCTAACGCTGATGACAGTATTGCTAACGGCAATGGCAATTGTGAAAGAAAAAGAAATAGGAACGCTCGAACAATTAATCGTAACTCCAATAAAATCGTGGGAGTTAATTGTCGGTAAGCTCGTTCCGTTCATCATCATCGGGTTCATTGATGTAATAATCGTAGTAACGGCTGGCATTTTGCTTTTCAATGTTCCATTAAAAGGAAATTTCTTTCTGCTCCTTTTGAGCTGCATTCCATTTTTGTTTTCGACACTCGGACTTGGAATGTTCGTCTCAACTATTTCCCGTACACAGCAGCAGGCGATGATGATGTCAGTATTCATTGTGATGCTTCCATTTATATACCTTTCTGGATTTACATTTCCAATTGAAAATATGCCCGAGATAATTCAATTCACAACCCATTTTATTCCGCTAAAATATTTTTTGATAATTTTAAGAAGCTTGTTCTTAAAAGGCGTTGGTATTTCAGAAATTTGGGATGAGATGCTGATAATGTTTGTTATTGGTATCGTGATCTTTGTACTAAGTCTTTTGAGGTTTCATAAGAGGTTGGAGTAATTTAATCAAAAGTAAATTAAAGGTAAGTTATTATTTTTTGATTGGCTATTGCAGAAATAACCTTTTGTACTATGCCGTCGTTTGCTTGATATGGAATAAAAATTTCATCAGCTAATGTAATAAGCAATTCGTTTCTTTTTGCTGCAGTTTCTGTAGTAATTCGTTTGATAGAGCTATCGAACGGGGAGATAATTAATAATCTGTTTCGCTCCAATGCATGAATAATTTCTTGTGTCCAACGCTTCATGATACTCCGTGCAAGAATTAAAATAATCGGCTGTTTCCCTTTCAATAAAATTTCAAAGACGTCCTTTTCTATTTTTGAATGAAAGCCTGAAATGATGCATTTACCTTCGTCTCTTTGCTTTATTGCCCAATCATAGGTTTTAAGGATACTGTCAGCCGGAACTTTGCGGGAACATAGGAAACCGATTTTGTGGTTGTTTAATATTTCTT
Proteins encoded in this window:
- a CDS encoding ABC transporter permease, coding for MQLFNSKLFQKIAASFGRIAPIAKKEFIQFIRDRRSLLVFTFVPMFMLLLFGYALNLDVKHVPTIIWDQAKSSLSRDFIQSVTNNEYFDIIKNVSSYEEVEHLINNGNAKVAFILPIDFDKKILKNENVQCQVIIDGSESNTASSIIGYINYYSNTFNLKKVKEKNSGELPFANIELVPRVWYNPELKTANFFVPGLIAFILMIMAVIATALSMVREKERNTVEQIIVSPIRMYELVIGKLSAPGVIALFAAILVLITGWIFFGVNVKGSLVLLLIYTIVFLFTALGVGILVSVVSSSQQVAFFISVIITLLPTLVFSGFIFPLKSMPVILQYISYIIPAKYYLTALRGIILKGVGFSYLWEQMVYMLIFLFMIFLASVIILKKKGLE
- a CDS encoding ABC transporter permease, with the translated sequence MRTIIDFLKKEFLQLKRDPRMLPIIFVAPILQLIIIGYAVTFDVKNISLVICDLDSSQMSREFYQSFESSGYFNIEYFIENIEEVDYYLDKSLANIVIVIPKNFSHNISRGALTKIQVLLDGADANSANISMSYTSSIVVNYNQKILIEFKDKSGYELNFARVIPETRVWFNPELISAKYFVPGVIGLLLTLMTVLLTAMAIVKEKEIGTLEQLIVTPIKSWELIVGKLVPFIIIGFIDVIIVVTAGILLFNVPLKGNFFLLLLSCIPFLFSTLGLGMFVSTISRTQQQAMMMSVFIVMLPFIYLSGFTFPIENMPEIIQFTTHFIPLKYFLIILRSLFLKGVGISEIWDEMLIMFVIGIVIFVLSLLRFHKRLE
- a CDS encoding DNA-binding protein, whose product is MNYLGNKEILNNHKIGFLCSRKVPADSILKTYDWAIKQRDEGKCIISGFHSKIEKDVFEILLKGKQPIILILARSIMKRWTQEIIHALERNRLLIISPFDSSIKRITTETAAKRNELLITLADEIFIPYQANDGIVQKVISAIANQKIITYL